A region of Lycium barbarum isolate Lr01 chromosome 3, ASM1917538v2, whole genome shotgun sequence DNA encodes the following proteins:
- the LOC132632228 gene encoding uncharacterized protein At1g51745-like — protein sequence MGNSETEGGMLECDTGSIVWVRRRNGSWWPGKILGANELSASHLMSPRSGTPVKLLGREDASVDWYNLEKSKRVKAFRCGEFDDCIKRAEASQGMPPKKREKYARREDAILHALELERLLLEKKYGAGFSSTVKSNKSTADFVGRESVTSSEYLENGNGRHIGPKSHQVSTRSGVSLEDKGALNILSAEVPKDRNQLSRDVDNSGVLPRMRGLQDIALSTAASEHNHSPSLALNGTDQPVLDSSAHAVPDGSNNIDGLVNVEKRSMSEKRKPSEDALVEDILVKRRDRRRPLAHVLQSSENLPVSLLQPDSVSVSTSDTGKELPRVELLTKNSRSRYLAVEPSNSLSVGESHRSQIEFPTLKAEDNNCSRPVGLCQQNGSGSTEYTETDSTESDSLESDTDDDLATLSDGAASIELEPKYVGRSEALPEHGSMSSEEVDDFTLAEGTSHPYHQESVSAGFGVSKWKLKGKRNNRSLNKRFVDAFDGDLARRPHMSAFKETGGYACLQDDLVTRSKVQMAGYGSKPPGRASRNMFSWGDLAWDDQPSVRGYWEEASECFDPMNSYRHVGGRTMLVDVDLKVQSSYQREHVPMISLMSKLNGQAIIGHPIQVETLANGSTESFLGDIDDDYPETLDYDTSLQPTWRTARRTASVRVPRPHSSASDNPEGIKHFQGSDHHRNVRKAAVGGIQKANTTRKITSRSPIEKTFSRKPGKKVSLSSNQKIRTLSSIASQQKQSSDSNSSLVDVLKAETLPSVVACIPVKLVFSRLNEELVGRQ from the exons ATGGGAAACTCAGAAACTGAAGGAGGAATGTTGGAATGTGATACTGGGAGTATTGTTTGGGTTCGAAGGCGAAATGGGTCGTGGTGGCCTGGTAAAATATTGGGGGCTAATGAGCTTTCGGCGTCTCATTTGATGTCTCCACGATCTGGAACTCCAGTCAAGCTTCTTGGCAGGGAAGATGCTAGTGT GGATTGGTATAACTTGGAGAAGTCAAAGCGTGTCAAAGCATTCCGTTGTGGTGAATTTGATGATTGTATTAAACGTGCTGAAGCTTCCCAaggtatgcctccaaagaaaagagagaaatatgCGCGTCGAGAAGATGCAATACTTCATGCTCTTGAACTTGAGAGGCTATTGCTAGAAAAAAAATATGGAGCAGGTTTTTCATCCACTGTTAAGAGCAATAAATCTACTGCTGATTTTGTTGGAAGAGAGTCTGTGACATCATCAGAATACCTGGAAAATGGGAATGGGAGACACATAGGACCTAAGTCCCATCAAGTTTCTACTAGATCTGGAGTCTCCCTCGAGGACAAGGGTGCACTAAATATTTTATCTGCTGAGGTACCCAAAGATCGAAATCAACTTAGTAGGGATGTTGATAATTCTGGTGTACTTCCGAGAATGAGAGGTTTACAGGATATTGCTCTTAGTACTGCTGCTTCAGAACATAACCATTCTCCATCACTTGCTTTAAATGGTACTGACCAACCTGTGCTTGATAGCAGTGCTCATGCTGTTCCTGATGGGAGTAATAATATAGATGGCCTGGTTAATGTTGAGAAAAGAAGTATGTCGGAGAAAAGAAAACCGTCAGAAGATGCATTGGTAGAAGATATCCTTGTCAAGAGGCGTGATAGGCGCCGCCCTCTTGCTCATGTTTTGCAGAGTTCTGAAAATTTGCCAGTTTCTCTCCTTCAGCCGGACTCAGTTTCCGTTTCTACCTCTGATACAGGGAAGGAGCTGCCTCGAGTTGAATTGCTTACAAAGAATAGCAGGTCTAGGTATCTGGCAGTTGAACCTAGCAACAGTTTATCTGTTGGAGAGAGTCATCGATCCCAGATTGAATTTCCAACATTGAAGGCCGAAGATAACAATTGTTCTCGTCCTGTTGGCTTGTGTCAACAGAATGGTTCTGGATCAACAGAGTATACTGAAACTGATTCAACTGAGTCAGATTCTCTGGAATCAGATACCGATGATGATCTGGCTACACTCTCAG ATGGTGCTGCATCTATAGAATTAGAACCCAAATATGTAGGAAGATCTGAAGCACTACCTGAACATGGAAGCATGAGCAGCGAGGAGGTGGATGATTTTACACTCGCAGAAGGCACGTCTCATCCATACCATCAGGAGTCTGTCTCTGCTGGATTTGGGGTGTCTAAATGGAAACTAAAAGGGAAAAGGAATAACCGAAGCCTTAACAAGAggtttgttgatgcttttgatGGAGATCTTGCAAGGAGACCCCATATGTCTGCTTTCAAAGAAACGGGAGGTTATGCTTGTCTTCAGGATGATCTGGTTACAAGATCCAAGGTGCAAATGGCTGGATATGGATCTAAACCTCCGGGTAGAGCTAGCCGAAACATGTTCAGTTGGGGGGATTTGGCTTGGGATGATCAACCTTCAGTTAGAGGATACTGGGAGGAAGCTAGTGAGTGTTTTGATCCTATGAATAGCTACCGTCATGTTGGTGGCAGGACCATGCTGGTAGATGTGGACCTAAAAGTCCAGTCAAGCTATCAGAGAGAACATGTGCCTATGATTTCGCTGATGAGTAAGCTAAATGGGCAGGCAATTATAGGACATCCTATCCAAGTTGAAACCCTTGCAAATGGTTCTACCGAAAGCTTCCTTGGGGATATTGATGATGATTATCCAGAAACATTGGATTATGATACATCACTCCAACCTACATGGAGAACTGCTCGCAGGACTGCCAGTGTTCGTGTTCCACGGCCACATTCATCAGCATCAGATAATCCTGAAGGAATCAAGCATTTCCAGGGTTCTGATCATCACAGAAATGTTCGAAAAGCTGCTGTAGGAGGCATTCAGAAGGCAAACACGACGAGGAAGATCACTTCCCGGTCTCCCATAGAGAAAACATTTTCAAGAAAGCCGGGGAAAAAGGTTAGTTTATCTTCTAATCAAAAGATAAGGACACTTTCTTCGATAGCCTCACAGCAGAAACAAAGTAGTGATTCCAACAGTTCTCTAGTGGATGTACTCAAAGCAGAGACACTGCCAAGTGTTGTTGCTTGTATTCCGGTAAAGTTAGTATTCAGTAGGTTAAATGAGGAGTTAGTGGGCCGTCAGTAA
- the LOC132632230 gene encoding serine/threonine-protein kinase TIO, whose protein sequence is MGVENYHVIELVGEGSFGKVYKGRRKYTGQTVAMKFIPKHGKSDKDIHNLRQEIEILRKLKHENIIEMLDSFESPQEFCVVTEFAQGELFEILEDDKCLPEEQVQAIAKQLVRALHYLHSNRIIHRDMKPQNILIGAGSIVKLCDFGFARAMSTNTVVLRSIKGTPLYMAPELVREQPYNHTADLWSLGVILYELFVGQPPFYTNSVYALVRHIIKDPVKYPDNMSSTFKSFLKGLLNKVPQNRLTWPALLDHPFVQETLEDVEAREIRAAAATAKGSDATWRGKGDIQSTQLNVATPESKNHSQAVSGNGNIGSLQTEVHLKSPDVTVNASPEEFPGFSQPDDIVQSGCQVLDRLESNSRTVKGAKVIGQDNDALSAILVPLRNLCEESKVPGRDHDIVIINQSLRILSNLVAAGAINSSGTLDQIICVLLGFTSAVLKTRSSNGAELLMKSFSVTKKLLDICGGAIGSSCLGHWKTLLELYAQVINSLDDASGRVLSESTGCIAAMLFRVAQALKVSSSPPTLIGTLKELLDHASSSGIADLLISCLATSGSGSSNLLRAAAEACRALWLLVDAFELLSLRENRYHFPISCLRSPSLHRLDIKDHVRGPLLGRDSTKIIDAMTKAFLRSKAVQLAVYYCLHQRLEASICGGVQLILRCCLHSGIVGTILCGLPSSLPVTTVVSGGGDGTIVSELFSVLSSAKKSHGGEANTLVLHLSLLLATIAQCLKSSGRNSALFILTTSSRKQLTRLSDLAHYFSADVQSLCQPHSTSAMLALASILSLETGCTVETNILDIAVPMIPRTAKLCEYLRNPVNEQDGISMFSGMLSHWHGLRDGSIGLLDIRLKKEGPLAVQHSCASGIPQLLIDLLTGNITEVSSEESNFSKDQIGLSPTGVAWSISLLCQCLTGGVSTFRHILLKMEHIKVISDLILDMHLKLVKSWSGPGGGVDGVKDTINTVIDLLAFPFVAVQNGLGLPSATASVNSGFLLNVGSPGGRVCPEDKDMVKAIESHLGKYTQILLEVGVPGIILRCLEHMESKDIARPVAFLAKMTAHRPLAVQLLGKGLLDPRRMKPLLDGSCPGEVVLDVLMIVSDLARMDKAFYEYIDRAAILEFLKGLLTDKDPNVRAKTCSAIGNMCRHSSYFYASLAKCGIISLLIDRCADSDKRTRKFACFAIGNAAYHNDLLYDELRRSIPQLSYLLLSTEEDKTKANAAGALSNLVRNSNKLCEDIVSKGAMQALLKLVTDCSVVALSPSRKDTINESPLKIALFSLAKMCAHPPCRQFLRTSELFPVVRQLQQSPESTIANYASVIVKKVAEVH, encoded by the exons ATGGGTGTGGAGAACTATCATGTGATAGAACTTGTGGGCGAGGGTTCTTTTGGGAAGGTGTATAAAGGGAGGCGAAAGTATACTGGCCAG ACGGTTGCAATGAAATTTATTCCGAAACATGGGAAAAGCGACAAGGACATTCACAATTTAAGGCAGGAAATCGAG ATCTTAAGAAAGTTGAAGCATGAAAATATTATAGAGATGCTCGATTCTTTTGAAAGCCCACAAGAGTTTTGCGTCGTTACAGAATTTGCTCAA GGTGAGCTGTTTGAAATTCTTGAAGATGACAAATGTCTCCCTGAGGAACAAGTCCAAGCAATTGCAAAGCAGTTG GTAAGAGCACTGCATTATTTACACTCAAACCGTATAATACATCGTGACATGAAACCGCAGAATATTCTCATTGGTGCTGGATCTATTGTCAAG CTTTGTGACTTTGGTTTTGCACGAGCCATGTCCACAAACACAGTAGTCTTGCGATCCATAAAAG GTACACCATTGTATATGGCTCCAGAATTGGTACGAGAACAACCATACAACCACACTGCTGACTTGTGGTCTCTTGGTGTTATCTT ATATGAGCTTTTTGTTGGTCAGCCTCCATTTTACACTAATTCAGTTTATGCTCTTGTTCGTCACATCATCAAG GACCCAGTCAAGTATCCAGATAATATGAGCTCAACCTTCAAGAGCTTTCTGAAGGGCCTACTTAACAAG GTACCGCAGAATAGACTGACATGGCCTGCACTTCTTGATCATCCATTTGTTCAAGAAACATTGGAGGATGTGGAAGCTAGG GAGATTCGTGCTGCAGCAGCTACTGCAAAGGGATCTGATGCAACTTGGAGGGGGAAAGGAGATATTCAATCAACTCAGCTGAATGTTGCAACTCCCGAAA GTAAAAATCATAGTCAAGCTGTAAGCGGAAATGGAAACATTGGGAGCCTTCAGACTGAGGTTCATTTGAAGAGTCCGGATGTCACAGTCAATGCTTCACCAGAGGAGTTCCCTGGTTTCTCACAGCCTGATGATATTGTACAGTCAG GTTGTCAGGTTTTGGACCGACTGGAAAGCAACTCCCGAACAGTTAAGGGTGCAAAAGTTATTGGTCAAGATAACGATGCATTATCAGCTATTTTGGTTCCGCTAAGAAACTTGTGTGAAGAATCAAAAGTTCCTGGCAG GGATCATGATATTGTCATAATAAACCAATCACTTAGAATCCTTTCAAACTTAGTTGCAGCTGGTGCCATCAACTCAAGTGGGACTCTTGATCAAATTATATGTGTACTTCTTGGTTTCACGTCTGCTGTACTTAAAACCAGGTCATCTAATGGAGCTGAATTGCTGATGAAG AGTTTTTCAGTCACCAAAAAACTGTTAGATATCTGTGGAGGTGCTATTGGAAGCTCATGTTTAGGGCATTGGAAAACGCTTCTTGAATTGTACGCACAG GTCATAAATAGTCTGGATGATGCTTCTGGTCGAGTTCTGTCTGAGTCAACTGGTTGCATTGCAGCTATGTTGTTTCGAGTGGCTCAGGCTCTTAAAGTATCATCTTCTCCGCCAACCCTAATAGGAACTCTAAAAGAGCTTCTAGACCATGCTAGCAGTTCTGGCATAGCAGACCTTTTGATTTCGTGCTTAGCCACATCAGGGTCAGGTTCCTCAAATTTACTTCGAGCTGCAGCTGAAGCCTGCAGGGCTCTTTGGTTGCTGGTGGACGCATTTGAACTTCTTTCTCTAAGAGAAAATAGATACCATTTCCCAATTAGCTGTTTGCGAAGTCCTTCTTTACATAGACTTGACATCAAAGACCATGTGCGAGGTCCATTGCTTGGAAGAGATTCAACAAAAATTATTGATGCCATGACAAAAGCATTTCTAAGATCCAAAGCCGTACAACTTGCTGTTTATTATTGTCTGCATCAGCGTCTTGAGGCTTCTATCTGTGGTGGAGTACAG CTTATTCTGAGGTGTTGCTTGCATAGCGGAATTGTTGGAACTATCCTGTGTGGTCTGCCTAGTTCTCTTCCTGTTACTACAGTCGTGAGTGGAGGAGGAGACGGCACTATTGTTTCAGAGCTTTTCTCTGTACTATCATCAGCTAAGAAATCACATGGAGGAGAAGCAAACACCTTGGTTCTGCACTTAAGCCTTCTTCTTGCCACCATTGCACAATGTCTAAAGTCGTCAGGAAGGAATTCTGCATTGTTCATTCTAACTACATCTTCAAGAAAGCAGCTCACTCGGCTCTCTGACCTTGCACATTATTTCTCTGCTGATGTGCAATCATTATGCCAACCTCATTCTACATCTGCTATGCTAGCTCTAGCATCCATTCTGTCTCTTGAAACTGGCTGCACAGTTGAAACTAACATTCTTGACATAGCTGTACCAATGATCCCTAGGACCGCCAAGCTATGTGAATACCTAAGGAATCCTGTTAATGAACAAGATGGAATAAGTATGTTTAGTGGAATGCTTTCACATTGGCATGGCCTAAGAGATGGATCTATTGGGTTATTGGACATACGACTGAAGAAGGAAGGACCATTGGCTGTGCAACACTCCTGCGCAAGTGGTATTCCACAGCTTCTTATTGATTTGTTAACAGGCAACATTACAGAGGTCTCTTCTGAAGAATCCAATTTTTCAAAAGATCAAATTGGGCTATCACCAACCGGAGTTGCATGGAGCATTTCATTGCTATGCCAATGCCTTACTGGGGGAGTGTCCACTTTTCGCCATATATTGCTTAAGATGGAGCACATCAAGGTCATATCAGATTTGATATTGGACATGCATCTTAAGCTAGTCAAATCTTGGAGTGGACCTGGTGGCGGGGTGGATGGGGTTAAGGATACAATAAATACAGTTATAGATCTTTTGGCATTTCCTTTTGTGGCTGTACAGAATGGTCTAGGTTTGCCATCTGCTACTGCTTCAGTGAATAGTGGATTTCTCCTTAATGTCGGTTCACCTGGTGGAAGAGTTTGTCCCGAGGACAAGGACATGGTGAAAGCAATTGAATCACATTTGGGAAAGTATACTCAAATCCTATTGGAG GTAGGAGTTCCAGGCATTATTCTTCGGTGTTTGGAACACATGGAATCCAAAGATATAGCCAGGCCTGTTGCATTTCTTGCCAAAATGACAGCTCACCGACCTCTTGCTGTTCAACTATTGGGTAAAGGATTGTTGGATCCTAGGAGAATGAAGCCTCTACTGGATGGTTCATGCCCTGGAGAAGTTGTTCTGGATGTTCTTATGATTGTTTCAGATTTGGCTCGCATGGATAAG GCCTTCTATGAATACATTGATAGGGCAGCGATCTTGGAGTTTCTGAAGGGCCTTCTAACCGATAAAGATCCTAATGTGCGTGCCAAAACATGCAGTGCTATAGGAAATATGTGTCGACACAGCTCCTATTTCTATGCTTCGCTG GCAAAATGTGGTATCATTAGTCTTCTCATTGACCGATGTGCTGATTCTGACAAGAGAACGCGGAAGTTTGCTTGCTTTGCT ATCGGCAATGCTGCCTATCATAATGATCTGTTATATGATGAGCTCAGGAGATCCATTCCTCAGCTGTCATATCTGCTGCTTTCAACGGAGGAAGACAAAACTAAGGCCAATGCTGCTGGGGCACTGAGTAACCTTGTGCGCAACTCCAACAAGCTTTGCGAAGATATTGTGTCTAAAGGAGCCATGCAG GCGTTACTGAAGCTGGTGACAGATTGTTCCGTCGTAGCTCTGAGCCCCAGTAGAAAAGATACAATAAATGAGTCTCCTTTAAAGATAGCACTATTTTCCCTGGCGAAGATGTGTGCTCATCCACCTTGCAGACAGTTCCTCCGCACATCCGAGCTATTTCCAGTGGTTAGGCAGCTTCAGCAGTCACCAGAATCAACAATAGCTAATTATGCCTCTGTAATCGTCAAGAAAGTTGCAGAAGTtcattga